The window TAACAGCCAGTCTGATGTGATATGACACTCCCGATGATGACTATAGATTCCTGTTAATTTGTGATCCTTATTCGTGATGGGAAGAGGGACTTCGGCTACAAGCAATGCCATTATTTGCTTGAGTTTTACAATCTCTTTACCTTGTTTTTTAGCTTTCTTGAGATCTTTATGGAATTGCTTTGAGGTAACAGGGGTTAGCACTATATCCCTAAGTTTTTGAACATATCATCGATATTCTCGTGTCGAACAATATTTTTACCATCATCAGTTTCTTTAAGCACCTTTTGAGTTAACTCATTAGGTATTGCCACCTCAAAAGGAAGTCCATGACGAAGCTTAACCTGTTTGAAAAAGATATTGATTGCATCAGTTGTAGAAATTCCCAATTCATGAAAGAGCTTCTCAACT is drawn from Candidatus Aegiribacteria sp. and contains these coding sequences:
- a CDS encoding type II toxin-antitoxin system YafQ family toxin is translated as MLTPVTSKQFHKDLKKAKKQGKEIVKLKQIMALLVAEVPLPITNKDHKLTGIYSHHRECHITSDWLLIYKATKTELRFERTGSHSELFKK
- a CDS encoding type II toxin-antitoxin system RelB/DinJ family antitoxin → MSKTATVRARIEPDLKEEVEKLFHELGISTTDAINIFFKQVKLRHGLPFEVAIPNELTQKVLKETDDGKNIVRHENIDDMFKNLGI